One stretch of Roseimicrobium sp. ORNL1 DNA includes these proteins:
- a CDS encoding cupin domain-containing protein: MTPITGYHLITPEDLSWRPSNQMLIPNADYLERTGSQLLGARLWRLPPKSANTWHKHICAEEFYFVLEGTGRIRIGEDTVTVPKYGAVHVGPEMMRQVFNDTDTETLWLILGAPDNELAPGEKFDIKRFWPEDPKQLPRELEGVNWPPSPQGG, translated from the coding sequence ATGACGCCCATCACCGGCTACCACCTCATCACCCCGGAAGACCTCTCGTGGCGGCCCTCCAACCAGATGCTCATTCCCAATGCGGACTACCTGGAACGCACGGGCAGCCAACTCCTCGGGGCACGCCTCTGGCGTCTGCCGCCGAAAAGCGCCAACACCTGGCACAAGCACATCTGCGCGGAGGAGTTCTACTTTGTCCTCGAAGGCACCGGCCGCATCCGCATCGGTGAAGACACTGTCACCGTGCCCAAGTACGGTGCCGTTCATGTCGGCCCCGAAATGATGCGCCAGGTCTTCAACGACACCGATACCGAAACCCTCTGGCTCATCCTCGGTGCCCCGGACAATGAACTCGCCCCCGGCGAGAAGTTCGACATCAAACGCTTCTGGCCCGAGGACCCCAAGCAACTGCCCAGGGAACTGGAAGGCGTGAACTGGCCGCCATCACCCCAAGGAGGTTAG
- a CDS encoding NCS2 family permease, giving the protein MAASVSSSTPSLLRVTKGDFDGFFGLFVDNLLQLLLIYHLCPVLCGMTHGEVTSKILPGAAVSILVGNFFYAWQAWRLAKREGRDDVTAMPYGINTVSLFAYIVFIMAPIYRQTGDASLAWKAGLFACFISGVMEFIGAAFGRALRAHAPRAALLSSLAGIAVTFIAMGFVFQLFAMPAVGVLPMLLILFCYAARLKLPLGLPAGFVAVLLGTALAWVLRSLGLAPDWASGKVEPIGLHLPHWSGGDLFGFLTSEVGWSYMAVIFPMGLFNIIGSLQCLESAEAAGDKYDTAPSLVANGIGSIVSACLGSPFATTLYIGHPGWKAMGARWAYSWMNGVVICALALLGAAGHVLQVVPLEATLGILLWIGIVMTAQAFQASPRPHALAVAMGLIPSLAAWLLVQVETTLRVAGTDLASTADKFAPNLYVYGVIALSQGFLITSVIYPAVMAFVIDRKFKAAAMWLAAAALFSAVGLIHSYKLTPAGVENHFAWFTAAPAFAIAYLAGAVLLMVMALMKVKGAEEVETRGE; this is encoded by the coding sequence ATGGCCGCCTCAGTCTCCTCATCCACTCCCAGTCTCCTCCGCGTCACCAAGGGTGACTTCGACGGGTTCTTTGGGCTCTTCGTCGACAACCTGCTGCAGCTCCTACTGATTTATCATCTGTGTCCCGTGCTGTGCGGGATGACGCATGGGGAGGTGACTTCGAAGATTCTGCCGGGTGCGGCGGTGTCCATCCTGGTGGGGAATTTCTTCTACGCATGGCAGGCGTGGCGGCTCGCGAAACGCGAAGGACGAGATGATGTGACAGCGATGCCGTACGGCATCAATACGGTCAGCCTCTTCGCCTACATTGTCTTCATCATGGCGCCCATCTACCGTCAGACAGGGGATGCGTCGCTCGCATGGAAGGCGGGCCTGTTCGCGTGCTTCATCAGCGGGGTGATGGAATTCATCGGTGCGGCGTTTGGCCGGGCGCTGAGGGCGCATGCGCCGCGTGCGGCGCTGCTGTCCTCGCTGGCGGGGATTGCGGTGACGTTCATCGCGATGGGGTTTGTGTTCCAGCTTTTTGCCATGCCTGCGGTGGGCGTGCTGCCCATGTTGCTGATTTTGTTTTGTTATGCCGCGAGGCTGAAGCTACCTCTGGGATTGCCGGCGGGATTTGTTGCGGTGTTGCTGGGCACGGCATTGGCGTGGGTGTTGCGCTCGCTGGGATTGGCGCCGGACTGGGCGTCGGGAAAGGTGGAGCCGATTGGACTTCATCTGCCGCATTGGTCGGGCGGCGATTTGTTTGGATTCCTCACTTCGGAGGTGGGCTGGAGCTACATGGCGGTGATTTTCCCCATGGGGCTGTTCAACATCATCGGCTCGCTGCAATGCCTGGAGAGCGCGGAGGCGGCGGGAGACAAGTATGATACCGCGCCCTCATTGGTGGCGAATGGCATTGGCAGCATCGTATCCGCGTGCTTGGGCAGTCCCTTCGCTACGACGTTATATATCGGGCATCCGGGTTGGAAGGCGATGGGGGCACGCTGGGCGTACTCGTGGATGAATGGTGTCGTGATCTGCGCGCTCGCGCTGCTGGGTGCGGCGGGACACGTGCTACAGGTGGTGCCGCTGGAGGCCACGCTGGGCATCCTGCTGTGGATTGGGATTGTGATGACGGCACAGGCATTTCAGGCAAGCCCGAGACCGCACGCACTGGCCGTGGCCATGGGGCTCATTCCCTCGCTGGCAGCGTGGTTGCTGGTGCAGGTGGAGACGACATTGCGGGTGGCGGGCACCGACCTCGCGAGCACAGCAGACAAGTTTGCGCCGAATCTCTATGTGTACGGTGTGATCGCGCTGAGTCAGGGATTCCTCATCACCTCCGTGATCTATCCGGCGGTGATGGCGTTTGTGATTGATCGCAAGTTCAAGGCAGCGGCGATGTGGCTCGCGGCGGCGGCGCTGTTTTCCGCCGTGGGGTTGATTCACTCCTACAAGCTCACGCCTGCCGGAGTGGAAAATCACTTTGCCTGGTTCACTGCTGCACCGGCATTTGCGATTGCCTATCTGGCAGGCGCGGTGCTGCTCATGGTGATGGCGCTGATGAAGGTGAAGGGGGCGGAGGAAGTGGAGACGAGGGGGGAGTAG
- a CDS encoding PQQ-binding-like beta-propeller repeat protein, whose protein sequence is MIRSLLTTTTLLALASTSLLHAEEWSRFRGPNGNGVGDAKNLPATFTDENTAWSVKLGKGWSSPVLWQDKVIATVETDGGHRAVVCLSAADGKELWKHEETFQSHQQHKFNSFASSSPFVDADRIYINWTSGDSVAALALDHNGKLLWRRDNLSPYVHEHGSGCSAIVADGVMLVRSEFSLEKNGKSLATPEQVDWKPSLLGLDTATGKTLWKIDLPHTLNPYSTPVVRDVPGGKKEFIVANTTSGVMGLDTKTGKINWQHNPGLRQRSVGSFVLADNMLFAAFGSGDGGKESALLKLGNGKAEEAGSIIKNIPYVPTPLLIGDRLYMLKDGGILTCLKWPSGEEVYSERVVGGSGGSTKYFASPVAADGKIFCCSQTGEVVVVKTGDKFEILAANKLDSPINATPAIGHGRIYVRTQDSLYAIGAKTPVLP, encoded by the coding sequence ATGATCCGGTCGCTGCTCACCACCACCACCCTGCTCGCTCTTGCCTCCACTTCCCTGCTGCATGCGGAGGAATGGTCCCGGTTCCGTGGCCCCAATGGCAACGGGGTGGGTGATGCCAAGAATCTCCCCGCCACCTTCACCGACGAAAACACCGCCTGGTCCGTGAAACTCGGCAAAGGCTGGTCCTCTCCCGTGCTATGGCAGGACAAGGTCATCGCCACCGTGGAGACCGATGGCGGCCACCGCGCCGTGGTCTGCCTCAGCGCCGCGGATGGCAAGGAATTGTGGAAGCACGAAGAGACCTTCCAGAGCCACCAGCAGCACAAGTTCAACTCCTTCGCCTCCAGCTCTCCGTTCGTCGATGCGGACCGCATCTACATCAACTGGACCAGCGGCGACTCCGTGGCCGCACTCGCGCTGGATCACAACGGCAAGCTCCTCTGGCGCCGCGACAATCTCTCCCCCTATGTGCATGAGCACGGCTCCGGCTGCTCCGCGATTGTGGCGGATGGCGTGATGCTCGTGCGCTCCGAATTCTCCCTGGAGAAGAACGGCAAGAGCCTCGCCACTCCCGAGCAGGTCGACTGGAAGCCCAGCCTGCTGGGCCTCGACACCGCCACTGGCAAGACCTTGTGGAAAATTGACCTGCCCCACACCCTCAATCCCTACAGCACCCCCGTGGTGCGCGACGTTCCCGGCGGCAAGAAGGAATTCATCGTGGCCAACACGACCAGTGGTGTGATGGGATTGGATACCAAGACCGGCAAGATCAACTGGCAGCACAACCCCGGCCTGCGCCAGCGCAGCGTCGGTTCCTTCGTCCTCGCGGACAACATGCTCTTCGCGGCCTTCGGCTCCGGCGATGGCGGCAAAGAAAGCGCCCTGCTGAAGCTCGGCAACGGCAAAGCCGAGGAAGCCGGCTCCATCATCAAGAACATCCCTTATGTGCCCACGCCCCTCCTCATCGGCGACCGTCTCTACATGCTGAAAGACGGCGGCATCCTCACCTGCCTGAAGTGGCCCTCCGGTGAAGAAGTGTATAGCGAGCGCGTGGTCGGCGGCAGCGGCGGCAGCACCAAGTACTTCGCCAGCCCCGTGGCAGCCGATGGAAAAATCTTCTGCTGCTCCCAGACCGGTGAAGTCGTCGTCGTGAAAACCGGCGACAAATTCGAAATCCTCGCCGCCAACAAGCTCGACAGCCCCATCAACGCCACCCCCGCCATCGGCCACGGCCGCATCTACGTGCGCACGCAGGACTCGTTGTATGCGATTGGCGCAAAGACACCGGTGCTACCGTAA
- a CDS encoding DUF2127 domain-containing protein, translating to MPPTKGLSVIATIEALKGALVLLAGFGLLALIHHDVHAAAESLVHRFHLNPAHEIPKVFIQAAGTVNDSRIWFLAGCAAAYATVRFIEAYGLWKARRWAEWFAAISSGIYIPLELAELAHGITWPKVTILVVNVIVLVYMVYLLIQGRKNHRRTT from the coding sequence ATGCCCCCTACCAAAGGACTCAGCGTCATCGCTACGATCGAAGCCCTCAAGGGAGCGCTCGTCCTGCTGGCAGGCTTCGGCCTGCTGGCTCTCATCCACCACGATGTGCATGCCGCCGCCGAGTCCCTCGTGCACCGCTTCCACCTCAATCCCGCGCACGAGATTCCCAAGGTCTTCATCCAGGCCGCCGGCACCGTGAATGACTCCCGCATCTGGTTCCTCGCTGGTTGCGCTGCCGCCTATGCCACCGTGCGTTTCATCGAAGCCTACGGCCTCTGGAAGGCCCGCCGCTGGGCCGAGTGGTTCGCCGCCATCAGCAGCGGCATCTACATCCCCCTCGAACTCGCTGAACTCGCCCACGGCATCACCTGGCCCAAGGTGACTATCCTCGTGGTCAATGTCATCGTGCTGGTGTACATGGTCTACCTGTTGATCCAAGGCAGGAAGAATCACCGGCGAACGACATGA